A single region of the Pseudomonas sp. GGS8 genome encodes:
- a CDS encoding MFS transporter encodes MNQPQSAVGNCLDVQSFINAQPISRYQWRVVILCFLIVFLDGLDTAAMGFIAPALSQDWGIDRASLGPVMSAALIGMVFGALGSGPLADRFGRKVVLVGAVLLFGAFSLASAYSSNVDQLLVLRFLTGLGLGAGMPNATTLLSEYTPERKKSLLVTSMFCGFNLGMAGGGFISAKLIPAFGWHSLLMIGGILPLMLAVVLLLWLPESARYLVVRNRGTDKVRKALAPIDPAAVAQASSFSVPEQKTVKARNVFAVIFSGTYSTGTLLLWLTYFMGLVIVYLLTSWLPTLMRDSGASMEQAAFIGALFQFGGVLSAVGVGWAMDRFNPHKVIGTFYLLAGVFAYAVGQSLGNIAVLAALVLVAGMCVNGAQSAMPSLAARFYPTQGRATGVSWMLGIGRFGAILGAWMGATLLGLGWNFEQVLTALVIPAALATTAVVIKGVVSHADAT; translated from the coding sequence ATGAACCAGCCTCAGTCTGCTGTAGGAAACTGCCTCGACGTGCAGTCCTTCATCAACGCTCAACCCATTTCGCGCTACCAATGGCGGGTGGTGATCCTGTGTTTCCTGATCGTCTTCCTCGATGGCCTCGACACCGCGGCCATGGGGTTTATCGCGCCGGCACTGTCCCAGGACTGGGGCATCGATCGCGCCAGCCTCGGCCCGGTGATGAGTGCGGCATTGATCGGCATGGTCTTTGGCGCCTTGGGTTCCGGGCCGTTGGCTGACCGCTTCGGGCGAAAAGTCGTACTGGTGGGGGCGGTGCTGTTGTTCGGTGCCTTCAGCCTGGCGTCGGCTTACAGCAGCAACGTCGATCAACTGCTGGTGTTGCGTTTCCTCACCGGCCTGGGCCTGGGTGCCGGCATGCCGAACGCGACCACGCTGCTGTCCGAATACACCCCGGAACGCAAGAAATCCCTGCTGGTGACCAGCATGTTCTGTGGCTTCAACCTCGGTATGGCCGGTGGCGGGTTCATCTCGGCCAAACTGATCCCGGCCTTCGGCTGGCACAGCCTGTTGATGATCGGCGGGATTCTGCCGCTGATGCTCGCCGTCGTATTGCTGTTGTGGTTGCCCGAGTCGGCGCGCTATCTGGTGGTGCGCAATCGCGGTACCGACAAAGTGCGCAAGGCTCTGGCGCCGATCGACCCGGCGGCGGTGGCTCAGGCTTCGAGCTTCAGCGTGCCTGAACAGAAAACCGTGAAGGCACGCAATGTGTTCGCGGTGATCTTCTCCGGCACGTACAGCACCGGCACGTTGTTGCTGTGGCTGACGTACTTCATGGGCCTGGTGATTGTTTATCTGCTGACCAGTTGGTTGCCGACGCTGATGCGTGACAGCGGCGCGAGTATGGAGCAGGCCGCATTCATTGGTGCGCTGTTCCAGTTTGGTGGGGTGTTAAGCGCAGTGGGCGTGGGTTGGGCGATGGACCGGTTCAATCCGCACAAGGTCATCGGCACTTTCTACCTATTGGCCGGGGTGTTTGCCTACGCGGTAGGGCAGAGCCTGGGCAACATCGCCGTGCTGGCAGCCTTGGTGCTGGTGGCCGGGATGTGTGTCAACGGCGCGCAATCGGCGATGCCGTCGCTGGCGGCGCGGTTTTACCCGACTCAAGGGCGGGCGACCGGTGTGTCGTGGATGCTCGGGATTGGCCGCTTCGGCGCGATCCTCGGGGCGTGGATGGGCGCAACGTTGCTGGGCCTGGGCTGGAACTTCGAGCAGGTACTGACGGCGCTGGTGATTCCGGCCGCGTTGGCGACCACGGCGGTGGTGATCAAGGGCGTGGTCAGCCATGCGGATGCGACCTGA
- a CDS encoding CoA transferase subunit A, which translates to MAEILSLHDAVKQFVNDGDTVALEGFTHLIPTAAGHEIIRQGKKDLTLVRMTPDLIYDQLIGAGCARKLIFSWGGNPGVGSLHRLRDAVERQWPHALEIEEHSHADLANAYVAGASGLPFAVLRAYAGSDLPKVNPLIKTVTCPFTGEVLAAVPSVRPDITVIHAQKADRQGNVLLWGILGVQKEAALAAKRCIVTVEEIVDNLNAPMNACVLPTWALSAVCHVPGGAHPSYAHGYTERDNRFYQAWDPIARDRETFTAWINEYIHGCADFSEFQAKLAAASEAK; encoded by the coding sequence ATGGCTGAAATCCTTTCGCTGCATGACGCGGTGAAGCAGTTCGTCAACGACGGCGATACCGTCGCGCTCGAAGGCTTCACTCACCTGATTCCTACGGCGGCGGGTCATGAAATCATTCGCCAGGGCAAGAAAGACCTGACCCTGGTGCGGATGACGCCTGACTTGATCTACGACCAGTTGATCGGTGCCGGTTGTGCTCGCAAACTGATTTTCTCCTGGGGCGGTAACCCTGGCGTCGGTTCGCTGCACCGTCTGCGTGACGCAGTCGAGCGGCAATGGCCGCATGCGCTGGAAATTGAAGAGCACAGCCACGCCGACCTGGCCAATGCCTACGTCGCGGGCGCTTCGGGCTTACCGTTCGCGGTGCTGCGTGCCTACGCCGGTTCCGACCTGCCGAAAGTCAACCCGCTGATCAAAACCGTCACGTGCCCGTTCACCGGCGAAGTGCTGGCGGCGGTGCCGTCGGTGCGTCCGGACATCACCGTGATTCACGCGCAGAAAGCCGACCGCCAAGGCAACGTGCTGCTCTGGGGCATTCTCGGTGTGCAGAAAGAAGCGGCGCTGGCGGCCAAACGTTGCATCGTCACCGTCGAAGAAATCGTCGATAACCTCAATGCACCGATGAACGCCTGCGTGCTGCCGACCTGGGCTCTGAGCGCGGTCTGCCACGTACCGGGCGGCGCGCATCCGTCCTACGCCCACGGTTACACCGAGCGTGACAACCGCTTCTACCAGGCCTGGGACCCGATTGCCCGCGACCGTGAAACCTTCACCGCGTGGATCAACGAGTACATCCACGGCTGCGCTGACTTCAGCGAGTTCCAGGCCAAGCTGGCCGCTGCTTCGGAGGCCAAGTAA
- a CDS encoding CoA-transferase subunit beta — protein MTYTTNEMMTVAAARRLKNGSVCFVGIGLPSKAANLARLTSSPDVVLIYESGPIGAKPSVLPLSIGDGELAETADTVVPTGEIFRYWLQGGRIDVGFLGAAQVDRFGNINTTVVGDYHQPKVRLPGAGGAPEIAGSAKSVLIILKQSARSFVDKLDFITSVGHGEGGDSRKRLGLPGAGPVGIITDLCIMEPEAGTHEFVVTALHPGVTREQVIAATGWAIRFADTVENTAEPTEIELTALRDLEARTAAAHGQAPGEA, from the coding sequence ATGACTTACACCACCAATGAAATGATGACCGTCGCCGCCGCCCGCCGCCTGAAAAACGGTTCGGTGTGCTTCGTTGGTATCGGCCTGCCGTCGAAAGCCGCCAACCTGGCGCGACTGACGTCCTCGCCGGATGTAGTGCTGATCTACGAGTCGGGTCCGATCGGTGCCAAGCCAAGTGTACTGCCGCTGTCGATTGGTGACGGTGAACTGGCGGAAACCGCCGACACCGTCGTCCCGACCGGTGAGATTTTTCGCTACTGGCTGCAGGGCGGGCGCATCGACGTCGGTTTCCTCGGCGCCGCGCAAGTCGACCGCTTCGGCAATATCAACACCACGGTCGTCGGTGACTACCATCAACCGAAAGTTCGCCTGCCAGGTGCCGGTGGCGCGCCGGAGATTGCCGGTTCCGCCAAGAGCGTGCTGATCATCCTCAAACAGTCGGCGCGTTCGTTCGTCGACAAGCTCGACTTCATTACCTCGGTCGGCCATGGCGAGGGCGGTGATTCGCGCAAACGTCTCGGCCTGCCGGGCGCCGGTCCTGTCGGCATTATTACCGACCTGTGCATCATGGAACCGGAAGCCGGCACCCATGAATTCGTGGTCACCGCGTTGCACCCAGGGGTGACCCGCGAGCAAGTGATCGCGGCCACCGGTTGGGCGATTCGTTTTGCCGACACCGTTGAGAACACTGCCGAGCCAACCGAGATCGAGCTGACCGCGCTGCGTGATCTGGAAGCCCGCACTGCGGCGGCCCACGGCCAAGCACCCGGAGAAGCCTGA